In Lysobacter firmicutimachus, one genomic interval encodes:
- a CDS encoding co-chaperone GroES has translation MNLKPLYDRVVVKPIEADEISAGGIIIPDAAKEKSTKGEVVAIGEGKALDNGSLRAPKLKVGDKVIYGQYAGSTYKQDGVEYKILKEDDVLAIVG, from the coding sequence ATGAATCTCAAGCCGCTTTACGACCGCGTTGTGGTCAAGCCGATCGAAGCCGACGAAATCTCGGCCGGCGGCATCATCATCCCCGACGCCGCCAAGGAAAAGTCGACCAAGGGTGAAGTCGTCGCGATCGGCGAAGGCAAGGCCCTGGACAACGGCAGCCTGCGCGCGCCGAAGCTCAAGGTCGGCGACAAGGTCATCTACGGCCAGTACGCCGGCAGCACCTATAAGCAGGACGGCGTCGAATACAAGATCCTCAAGGAAGACGACGTTCTCGCGATCGTCGGCTGA
- the groL gene encoding chaperonin GroEL (60 kDa chaperone family; promotes refolding of misfolded polypeptides especially under stressful conditions; forms two stacked rings of heptamers to form a barrel-shaped 14mer; ends can be capped by GroES; misfolded proteins enter the barrel where they are refolded when GroES binds) — MAAKEIRFGEDARAKMVRGVNVLANAVKATLGPKGRNVVLEKSFGAPTITKDGVSVAKEIELADKFENMGAQMVKEVASKTSDNAGDGTTTATVLAQALIREGMKAVAAGMNPMDLKRGIDKAVTEAVGELKKLSKPSSTSKEIAQVGTISANSDANIGDLIAQAMDKVGKEGVITVEDGSGLENELDVVEGMQFDRGYLSPYFINNQQSMSAELDDPFILLHDKKISNVRDLLPVLEGVAKAGKPLLIVAEEVEGEALATLVVNTIRGIVKVCAVKAPGFGDRRKAMLEDMAVLTGGTVISEEVGLQLEKATIKDLGRAKKVQVSKENTTIIDGAGESSGIEARIKQIKAQIEETSSDYDREKLQERVAKLAGGVAVIKVGAATEVEMKEKKARVEDALHATRAAVEEGIVPGGGVALLRAKAAIAGLKGANEDQNHGIAIALRAMEAPLREIVTNAGEEPSVILNKVIEGKGAFGYNAATGEYVDMLEAGILDPTKVTRTALQNAASIAGLMITTEAMVAELPKKDEPAMPGAGGMGGMGGMDF; from the coding sequence ATGGCTGCTAAAGAAATCCGTTTCGGTGAAGATGCCCGCGCCAAGATGGTGCGCGGCGTCAACGTGCTCGCCAATGCCGTCAAGGCCACCCTCGGTCCGAAGGGCCGCAACGTCGTGCTCGAGAAGAGCTTCGGTGCGCCGACGATCACCAAGGACGGCGTGTCCGTCGCCAAGGAGATCGAACTGGCCGACAAGTTCGAGAACATGGGCGCGCAGATGGTCAAGGAAGTCGCTTCCAAGACCTCCGACAACGCCGGCGACGGCACCACCACCGCGACCGTGCTGGCCCAGGCGCTGATCCGCGAAGGCATGAAGGCGGTCGCTGCCGGCATGAACCCGATGGACCTCAAGCGCGGCATCGACAAGGCCGTGACCGAAGCCGTCGGCGAGCTGAAGAAGCTGTCCAAGCCGTCCTCGACCTCGAAGGAAATCGCCCAGGTCGGCACCATCTCGGCCAACTCCGACGCCAACATCGGCGACCTGATCGCCCAGGCGATGGACAAGGTCGGCAAGGAAGGCGTGATCACCGTCGAAGACGGTTCGGGCCTGGAGAACGAGCTCGACGTCGTCGAGGGCATGCAGTTCGACCGCGGCTACCTGTCGCCGTACTTCATCAACAACCAGCAGTCGATGTCGGCCGAGCTGGACGACCCGTTCATCCTGCTGCACGACAAGAAGATCTCCAACGTCCGCGACCTGCTGCCGGTACTGGAAGGCGTGGCCAAGGCCGGTAAGCCGCTGCTGATCGTCGCCGAGGAAGTCGAAGGCGAAGCGCTGGCGACCCTGGTGGTCAACACCATCCGCGGCATCGTCAAGGTCTGCGCGGTCAAGGCCCCGGGCTTCGGCGACCGCCGCAAGGCGATGCTGGAAGACATGGCCGTCCTCACCGGCGGCACCGTGATCTCCGAAGAAGTCGGCCTGCAGCTCGAGAAGGCCACCATCAAGGACCTCGGCCGCGCCAAGAAGGTGCAGGTCTCCAAGGAGAACACCACCATCATCGATGGCGCGGGCGAAAGCTCGGGCATCGAAGCGCGCATCAAGCAGATCAAGGCGCAGATCGAAGAGACCTCTTCGGACTACGACCGCGAGAAGCTGCAGGAGCGCGTGGCCAAGCTGGCCGGCGGCGTTGCGGTCATCAAGGTCGGCGCCGCGACCGAAGTCGAAATGAAGGAAAAGAAGGCCCGCGTCGAAGACGCGCTGCACGCCACCCGCGCTGCCGTGGAAGAAGGCATCGTCCCGGGCGGCGGCGTCGCGCTGCTGCGCGCCAAGGCCGCGATCGCCGGCCTGAAGGGCGCCAACGAAGACCAGAACCACGGCATCGCCATCGCCCTGCGCGCGATGGAAGCGCCGCTGCGCGAGATCGTGACCAACGCCGGCGAAGAGCCGTCGGTCATCCTCAACAAGGTCATCGAAGGCAAGGGCGCGTTCGGCTACAACGCCGCCACCGGCGAGTACGTCGACATGCTCGAGGCCGGCATCCTGGACCCGACCAAGGTCACCCGCACCGCGCTGCAGAACGCCGCGTCGATCGCCGGTCTGATGATCACCACCGAAGCGATGGTCGCCGAACTGCCGAAGAAGGACGAGCCGGCGATGCCGGGCGCCGGCGGCATGGGCGGCATGGGCGGCATGGACTTCTGA